ttttctttttttttgccccatttaaactatataatattaattacactaaaataaaagtattttatttattagtatattaattaatgtactaattttgtttattttatattaaaggggtcatatgatatatCGATGATatcgatttcaagttttcctttctctttggagtgttacaagctcttggttcataaagaagatctgtaaagttggaaagactaaagtctcagacccaaagagatattctttataaaagttaagagtcaaccacgcccccctaaaacgctctaacacgcccctacatgtctacatcacgatgtgggaagatttgcgtaacgccgcccaaatgttcacgcaaagaaagaaggcataacttttattatcactgtagtattgttgctgccacaatgtcatggagacgctgtgtgtttgtggtgaaagtgaagctacttttttggccttccaaaaagaggacacaactagaaatcagtggttaagttgtatttacaacactgttccagaacagctcaacccaaatattcagatgtgtgcagcacattttatggaggacgaggactgtttcctgaactgCAAAGCAGtagttcccaatcctggtcctggagaacccccaacactgcacggttttatgtgcagtgatgggggttctccaggaccaggattgggaaccactgctataaagtggggcaatttcaactttgcaaggacagtctggcgcttctgactcacagtctgtaagtaagttttCATATTCAAAGAATTtctcactgatgattcaaacacgagttttgagcagtgtagagtaggcttatTATTTCTACGATTACAAATCCggaatggttttatgtttgcgctATAGGCAAgacattataatcagtaattatgtcctcactggatgcaacaaatgccttgtttgtaataggttttatcATTTTTGTCTCGTCACACCACGACACACTATGGttaggggtgtaacatttccgtcacacacttgaggcattcagccaatcacaatgcactggatagctggccaatcagcatagacctcgcttttcagaacgataagctttgtaaaaatcaacgtgtctcagaaaggcggggcatagaggaggaacaataatgtacattatgtggaaaatgtgttttttttttttaaccttaaaccttataaaacaatgcattacaccaaatacacaaaataatgttctttttagcaatgtaatatgacccctttaatatgtaTTTCTGACTTCTGAACAGTTCATTTATATGTTGCAACATGAAGCacatgttgctttatttatgaGCAATTGAGTTTATATTGAAGCATgcaatatgtttaaatatgtaatactATAGTTTCCAGGGCCGTGCACAGTGGGGTGGCCCGGTGGCCCtgtggctagagccactgcccctttgccctcatcggctgaggtgcccctctcaccaatcccccATCACCCCAGCTCAAAGCGTTCTGTTACCGCTCCGCTAAAGATCCACTGATTCCGCTAATCCACTCCATGTTTCCCGCCCGCTCCACTgcatcactcacaatctgtgtgtCGCTCTCTGGAGTGGAGACCACAGTCCCCAAAGGTTGTTGCATTACTAGGTAGATGCATTACGATCCACATTGGTCAGTGGTTGATCCactgaattagtaattagttggtagtttgtttgtttttgtttttgtcgaaAATGACTCGGACTTCTAAAAGTGCTAACAACTtgtacaaaatatccatgttctttaaattagaatgtctaatcaaatttTTGTACCCaatcagatctaatatagataCCGAATTTtctgttgttggcacactttgtaaacaaaaaaaaaaagaaaaagaaaatgccttCACAAaaacaagacagagagagaaagagtgaagggaggctgctaaaaccagtcaaacaaaacaaacatgaataaaaagctcattaaagccagcaggtaaatcatcatgtagaatatttagcagtttgtcacactttaattcttgtaattaagtgtatttcccattataatcacctgtcttgatactagtaatctataacatatatatatacttctttcaatgaagatgagacagaagcaggctcagagagtgagggagagcccactcttatcaaaacatctacaataaagtctgaaattattacagaatgtgctgtcttctcttttaattgtatatttgtaacaactggataatttgtattaacaagcacccttCTTGTGCCCCTTTTTCATGTGCCACTGCctctcaaaatgtctgtgcacggccaTGATCATTTCTATCTTTGGTGCATATATGatgtttactctttttttttttttttttttttgctgctgtatATGTAGGATGGTCTGCGATTTCTTGGAACTGCAAGGATATGAACTGACACAGGGGCTGGACTGACTTTTGTGCTGTGCTCTGTGAAACACAACTTAAAAACCATACTCAAACtctcatacacacatgcacagtgaTACGCGTGGTGTTACAAGGGCGGAAAACAACGTGCCTACTAATGATGGCGTAGCCAGAAGAAACAACATGTCCTTCCAGCACAGATGGCAAGTTTCATTGGGGATCTTGCTTGTGATGGCAGGCCTGGTGCTCTTTATGACTATGGATATGTACATTGTTCTCATTGGCATGGCTATAGTGTGTCTGGGTCTGTTTATTCTCATCCGTGCCTTCTGCACGGTGATTAAATCCAGTCATGTAGCTGTGACGGGACACTTTCTTCTACACCCGCGAACAGGCACCCAATATACCCACCATCAAGCCATTGCGGTGCAAAGGTAAGACGCAAATGCTCAACTATTTTCATGCACAAATATCATTATGAGGCTAATTTATGAGTGCAGTTAAAGAGATCCAAGGGTTTAGCCAGAGTTGTGGCAACTGTATACAAACACGACAAGTGTCATGGAGTATGTAAATGTCAAATCAAGTTTCCGGAACactgtgaatatatttaaaataaacagaggGGCTAAAAGCTGGAATAGACTGCATGACTTTTAAAATCGgaaacagattttaatatttgCACACTGGCTCTGACTGGCAACTATCACTGGCTTGTCCAGACTGCAAATTGAGGCAAAAATCTGTGCAAAattcatgtagtgtattccaagTTTTATTCATGGACAATATCAAAAAcagaacataaataataaataattttgaggGGTCAGAACTCATAAGGATTAATGACATGGAACAAATGTTTTTGCTATATCTATAAATgaattcaaaaatacatttaaaatgcagttcgtacatacatacagtttctGGAACACATTTTCTATGATAAGTGTGTTTTTCATTCCTGAATTGTcgaattcattttgaaatttggaTGCAAATCAAAAATGTCGGGGTGACACAGCTGTCATGATttcacaatgaagaaaaaaaactccttaaaaggatgaaattcttgaaaaaagTAGTTTGACATAatcttttacaattttatatatatatatatatatataattgtatatcattaaatatgtatatatatatatatataattgtatatcattatgtatatatatattatatatatatatatatatatatatatatatatatatatatatatataattgtatatcattatgtatacatatacatacttaATATACTTTTCCACAAAATGacagtcatgtggtgcaaccaacatgcaaAAATCCCATAAAATGAcattatcaagtttttttttgcattagttaGGAGACATTAAATGATTGCTTTTACTTaattatgagcaatagtaatagttttCTTTCACACACATTAGTATGATTGATGAAAAAGATAAACATCAGTCGTGAAACAtaagaatgctgaaaaataatACACTGattggtggttttgtatgcactCTCTATA
This portion of the Cyprinus carpio isolate SPL01 chromosome A20, ASM1834038v1, whole genome shotgun sequence genome encodes:
- the si:dkeyp-51f12.3 gene encoding uncharacterized protein si:dkeyp-51f12.3; its protein translation is KPYSNSHTHMHSDTRGVTRAENNVPTNDGVARRNNMSFQHRWQVSLGILLVMAGLVLFMTMDMYIVLIGMAIVCLGLFILIRAFCTVIKSSHVAVTGHFLLHPRTGTQYTHHQAIAVQRRLDRIRRATAEQHSSVQVPPTSDTSPQSQPATPPPWQMEPPPSYETVMKTTTAVNQA